One part of the Dermacentor silvarum isolate Dsil-2018 chromosome 6, BIME_Dsil_1.4, whole genome shotgun sequence genome encodes these proteins:
- the LOC119455764 gene encoding ankyrin repeat and SOCS box protein 1, translated as MVDISEFAIDHDDGDTCVHAAAYEGCISLLEELLEARPDELNRRVRPFGATPLRLAVTRGNSGTVRYLLKHGAAVDLPDVKAQTPLLVAIQKEFSECVKALLEAGANPNGDAGNRSTPLHTAAQRGYLDGVKLLLASGAETEIEHRLLGCTPGLPLHISAAYHHFPCYSCLLLNGAEPDLRHISSSVPPIVHAQVSLAHVLVKHHCPSRFAVLLSEFGGHLWQRDVRGQLATQLPQDGPCKLLFQQLIDKPRSLQSICRVAIRRAVGRQRLKYLKSLPVPLNVYRFLIYADLIPNACELIAVSE; from the exons ATGGTCGACATATCAGAATTTGCGATTGACCACGATGACGGAGACACCTGCGTTCACGCCGCAGCCTACGAAGGCTGTATCAGCCTGCTCGAGGAGCTTCTGGAGGCCCGTCCCGATGAACTCAACCGACGAGTGCGACCATTCGGCGCGACACCTCTTCGTCTCGCTGTGACAC GTGGTAACTCTGGTACTGTGCGCTACCTCCTGAAGCATGGTGCAGCTGTGGACCTACCAGACGTCAAGGCACAGACACCACTTCTCGTTGCCATCCAGAAGGAGTTTTCTGAATGCGTTAAGGCACTTTTGGAAGCTGGAGCAAATCCAAATGGGGACGCTGGGAATCGTAGCACCCCACTCCACACTGCAGCGCAGAGAGGATACTTGGATGGTGTGAAG CTGCTGCTGGCAAGTGGTGCTGAAACTGAGATTGAGCACAGGCTTCTGGGCTGTACGCCAGGGCTTCCTCTTCATATCAGCGCCGCCTACCACCACTTTCCCTGCTACAGTTGCCTGCTCCTCAATGGAGCAGAGCCAGACCTGCGTCACATCTCGAGTTCTGTGCCTCCGATTGTGCATGCACAG GTTTCCTTAGCTCACGTTCTGGTGAAGCACCACTGCCCAAGTCGCTTTGCAGTCCTCTTGTCCGAATTTGGAGGCCATCTTTGGCAGCGCGATGTCCGAGGACAGTTGGCCACACAACTGCCCCAGGATGGTCCCTGCAAGTTGCTCTTCCAGCAGCTGATAG ACAAGCCACGGTCACTACAGTCCATCTGCAGGGTTGCCATACGAAGAGCAGTTGGAAGGCAGAGACTCAAGTACCTCAAAAGCTTGCCAGTTCCCTTGAATGTGTACAGATTTCTTATATATGCGGACTTGATTCCTAATGCATGTGAGCTAATAGCTGTCTCCGAGTAA